A genomic region of Halobacteriovorax sp. JY17 contains the following coding sequences:
- a CDS encoding histone protein — translation MAKKKVAKKATKKVAKKTAKKVAKKATKKVAKKTAKKVAKKATKKVAKKTAKKVAKKATKKVAKKTAKEVAKKATKKAATTPSKKATGSKKLTKEEAIEKYKREHQLQLNDDLKESEEVFIQEDKEVLTVEIPGVKEDLAPEIVAEIEEKPLNNTDSLDDYNPDDEKDDEVANFGYGWGYNDEFDKPEDEDEINPFDEDELYAKGLDRDDDKKDEL, via the coding sequence ATGGCAAAGAAGAAAGTCGCGAAGAAAGCGACAAAGAAAGTCGCTAAGAAAACTGCTAAAAAAGTAGCAAAGAAAGCAACTAAGAAAGTCGCAAAGAAAACTGCTAAAAAAGTAGCGAAGAAAGCGACGAAGAAAGTCGCTAAGAAAACTGCTAAAAAAGTAGCGAAGAAAGCGACGAAGAAAGTCGCTAAGAAAACTGCTAAAGAAGTAGCGAAGAAAGCGACGAAGAAGGCAGCTACAACTCCTTCAAAGAAAGCAACTGGCTCAAAGAAACTTACTAAAGAAGAGGCCATTGAAAAATATAAGAGAGAGCATCAATTACAGTTAAATGATGATCTTAAAGAGTCAGAAGAAGTCTTCATACAAGAAGATAAAGAAGTTTTGACTGTAGAAATACCAGGCGTTAAAGAAGACCTCGCTCCAGAAATCGTTGCAGAAATTGAAGAGAAGCCATTAAATAATACTGACTCTCTTGATGACTACAACCCAGATGATGAGAAAGACGATGAAGTTGCAAACTTCGGTTATGGATGGGGATACAATGACGAATTTGATAAGCCTGAAGATGAGGATGAAATAAACCCTTTTGATGAAGATGAACTCTACGCTAAGGGTTTAGATAGGGATGACGACAAGAAAGACGAATTATAA
- a CDS encoding glutathione S-transferase N-terminal domain-containing protein, producing the protein MKLELFYYDSCPFCQYVLGAIDDLAIKVEYCNIQESQEHLNRLVTDTGRRTVPCLYINNTPMFESSDIVEWLNNNQSNLEKKA; encoded by the coding sequence ATGAAACTCGAACTTTTCTACTATGACTCTTGTCCATTCTGCCAGTATGTTCTTGGCGCTATAGATGACCTGGCTATTAAAGTTGAATATTGTAATATTCAAGAATCACAAGAACATTTAAATAGGCTTGTTACCGATACTGGAAGAAGAACAGTTCCTTGCCTCTATATAAATAATACTCCAATGTTTGAATCTTCGGATATTGTTGAATGGCTAAATAACAATCAATCAAATCTTGAAAAAAAGGCATAG
- a CDS encoding HD domain-containing protein, which produces MEVRDPVHGSIHILDEEIAIIQHDFFQRLRNIKQLGFSEYVFPGATHTRFIHSIGVMNIGDKAFDKLFKDKRNHKDFMKLKETFKLACLLHDIGHAPLSHSTESVMPSLKELKIPARFLSEKDQNSNRQATHEDYTIKAIADSSFAESFTDVENSFGVERKFIADLIRGDTDESSYFTIDGIDYFGILHQLVSSELDCDRMDYLLRDSYFCGVSYGSYDLDWLLDNLEPAIINNKAYLGISERAVVTFDDFLLSRYHMFVMVYFHYRAVCLEQLLFRYFKTAPGEYSIPADIEKYIEHDDHYLMKIMRNSDNEYAQLIVKNKIPQKIFESFNPEQVTHLEKVQKYLEDQGIDFIRCSSKGRLSKYYNEGNSSNKYSMKVVRKMHGSEKKEYFDIDEATDLFTKFSASHSINRLHCNLESLTESQKKEIEKLIRS; this is translated from the coding sequence ATGGAAGTTAGAGACCCAGTACACGGATCAATTCATATCCTAGATGAAGAAATTGCGATTATTCAGCACGACTTCTTTCAAAGACTGAGAAATATTAAGCAACTTGGTTTTTCAGAGTATGTCTTTCCTGGAGCGACTCATACAAGGTTTATTCACTCAATTGGAGTAATGAATATTGGAGACAAAGCTTTTGATAAACTTTTCAAAGACAAGAGAAATCATAAAGACTTTATGAAACTCAAGGAAACATTTAAACTTGCTTGTCTCTTACACGATATTGGCCACGCACCTCTTTCTCACTCTACTGAATCAGTAATGCCTTCGTTGAAAGAACTTAAAATTCCAGCAAGGTTTTTAAGTGAAAAAGATCAAAATTCAAACCGTCAAGCAACCCATGAAGACTATACAATTAAAGCAATCGCCGATAGCTCTTTTGCAGAATCATTCACCGACGTAGAAAATAGTTTTGGCGTTGAAAGAAAGTTCATTGCCGACCTCATTAGGGGCGATACTGATGAATCAAGTTACTTTACGATTGATGGGATCGACTACTTTGGAATCCTTCATCAATTAGTTTCTAGTGAACTTGATTGCGATAGAATGGACTATCTTTTAAGAGATAGCTACTTCTGTGGAGTAAGTTATGGCTCATACGATTTAGATTGGTTACTTGATAATTTGGAACCTGCAATCATTAACAATAAGGCCTATCTTGGAATTTCAGAAAGAGCTGTTGTTACGTTCGATGACTTTCTACTAAGTCGTTACCATATGTTTGTAATGGTGTACTTTCATTATAGAGCAGTATGCTTAGAGCAACTTCTCTTTAGATATTTCAAAACTGCTCCAGGGGAATATTCCATTCCAGCAGATATTGAAAAATATATTGAGCACGATGATCACTACCTCATGAAAATTATGAGAAATAGTGACAATGAATACGCTCAACTTATAGTGAAGAATAAAATTCCTCAGAAAATATTTGAATCCTTTAATCCTGAGCAAGTCACTCACCTAGAAAAGGTTCAAAAATATCTTGAAGATCAAGGCATCGACTTCATTAGATGTTCATCTAAGGGCCGTCTTTCTAAATACTACAACGAAGGAAACTCCTCCAATAAGTATTCCATGAAAGTTGTTCGAAAAATGCACGGGAGCGAAAAGAAAGAATACTTTGATATTGATGAAGCGACCGACTTATTCACAAAGTTTTCAGCTTCCCACTCTATTAATAGACTTCACTGTAACCTTGAAAGTCTTACAGAATCTCAGAAGAAAGAGATTGAGAAGCTTATTCGGTCTTAG
- a CDS encoding rhodanese-like domain-containing protein, protein MMDLKMFQMLEFMNNRLSNIEKNISRIDEKLEFSLSLQRNHLIRIKNGEFIDDSNILMGKPYNDLSPQRAFEIYQNQNLDFLVLDVSKPDFKSRKNLEGSVRIPLEELQTRYAEINSKTTPILVFSEQGLRSIQACELLIKKGFFNLNNVSGGHRFWPTVSEQESSI, encoded by the coding sequence ATGATGGATTTAAAAATGTTTCAAATGTTAGAGTTTATGAATAATAGGCTCAGCAATATAGAAAAGAATATTTCTAGAATTGACGAAAAATTAGAATTCTCTCTTTCTCTTCAAAGAAACCATCTTATCAGAATTAAAAATGGTGAATTTATAGATGATTCAAATATTTTAATGGGGAAACCTTATAATGACCTCTCCCCTCAGAGGGCATTTGAAATATATCAAAATCAAAACCTAGACTTTCTAGTCTTAGATGTAAGCAAGCCAGACTTTAAATCACGCAAGAACCTTGAGGGAAGTGTGCGAATTCCCCTAGAAGAGCTTCAAACGAGATATGCAGAAATAAATAGTAAGACAACACCGATTCTTGTTTTTTCTGAACAAGGTCTTAGATCAATTCAAGCTTGTGAATTACTTATCAAAAAAGGTTTTTTTAACTTAAATAATGTCTCTGGTGGCCATAGATTTTGGCCAACAGTTTCCGAACAAGAAAGCTCTATTTAG
- a CDS encoding MarR family transcriptional regulator, producing MKRVSNIGSLLKRLYRMYNSQMLSVLESRGFTDLRPSFLEVLLYICENEGPSIKDIGLGCGLKKQTMTSHLNELEKRGYIFRQVNISDKREQKIYLTEYGEKFKLNLFECLSNIEQSYSFLVGEVEMDRIEHVLENFHTRLTTNQIQRKASEAFQNLTLDF from the coding sequence ATGAAAAGAGTTTCAAATATTGGTAGTTTATTAAAAAGACTCTATAGAATGTATAATTCTCAAATGCTTTCAGTTCTAGAATCTAGAGGTTTCACGGATTTACGTCCAAGTTTTCTCGAAGTACTTCTTTATATTTGTGAAAATGAAGGTCCTTCTATTAAGGACATTGGTCTAGGTTGCGGTTTAAAAAAGCAAACCATGACAAGTCATTTAAATGAATTAGAAAAAAGAGGCTATATTTTTAGACAGGTCAATATCTCTGATAAGAGAGAGCAGAAAATCTATCTCACAGAATACGGTGAAAAGTTTAAGCTTAATTTATTTGAGTGTCTTTCTAATATTGAGCAGAGCTACTCGTTTCTAGTCGGTGAAGTTGAAATGGACAGAATCGAGCATGTTCTCGAAAATTTTCACACAAGACTTACGACGAATCAAATTCAACGAAAAGCTTCAGAGGCTTTTCAAAATCTAACTTTAGACTTTTAA
- a CDS encoding endonuclease/exonuclease/phosphatase family protein, giving the protein MAKILLTVAAVLISLSSQASFSLSTQNLWHYTTDYETRLQNLNTSFNTNQADIMNFQEAWKSIGGKSLYNEILNKGEFQSHFVRTNNTVIIKEGLATISKFPQDDKKFNFKLPHSKVFRRRTMLVTKVKLPSQKEVYIANIHLSPFEEGRSDRDDQLLFVLKTLKNDFSHLPIIITGDFNQEEDKSFFTPLIAAGFSSSLEGLCTYCGNENPYAKSEYVSKLDYIFYQKSFFDLIDARRIFVNNPISDHYGLRVELKDLRD; this is encoded by the coding sequence ATGGCTAAAATCTTACTCACAGTAGCAGCTGTCTTAATCTCTCTATCGAGCCAGGCTTCCTTTAGCCTCAGTACCCAAAACCTCTGGCACTACACAACTGATTACGAAACAAGACTTCAAAACCTGAATACTTCCTTTAATACAAATCAAGCCGATATTATGAACTTCCAAGAAGCATGGAAGAGTATTGGAGGTAAGAGCTTATATAATGAGATTCTAAATAAAGGTGAATTCCAAAGTCATTTTGTAAGAACAAACAATACAGTTATTATTAAAGAAGGCCTCGCTACAATTTCAAAATTTCCACAAGATGATAAGAAGTTTAATTTTAAGCTTCCACACAGTAAGGTCTTCAGAAGAAGAACAATGCTTGTAACAAAAGTAAAACTACCATCACAGAAAGAAGTATATATTGCAAATATTCACTTAAGTCCTTTTGAAGAAGGTAGAAGTGATAGAGATGATCAGCTACTTTTTGTTTTAAAAACTTTAAAGAATGACTTCTCTCATCTTCCTATTATTATCACAGGAGACTTTAACCAAGAAGAAGATAAGAGTTTCTTTACTCCTCTTATTGCAGCAGGATTTAGTTCGTCGCTAGAAGGGCTATGTACTTATTGTGGAAATGAGAACCCATATGCAAAATCTGAATATGTTAGTAAGTTAGATTATATCTTTTACCAAAAATCATTCTTTGATTTGATAGATGCTAGAAGAATATTTGTAAACAACCCCATTTCTGATCACTATGGACTAAGAGTAGAACTTAAGGATTTGAGAGATTAA
- the rodA gene encoding rod shape-determining protein RodA, producing the protein MNTSAILEALKKYDFSFFGICAAIFLMGVVNLYSATHASVSSQMANLYKVQIGWYLVSLLIGVIISFIQPKNFFRFSWLIYGVNIFLLILVLILGHKGMGAQRWLIIGPIRVQPSEFMKLSSILVLARWYAKRDPDKELGFKQLIIPFLIAFIPTLLIVVEPDLGTGLLILLIFFVISFYRKLKWKTIAILAIIGVISGGVMYQFGLKDYQKRRIVTFLNPAADAKGSGYNAIQSKIAIGSGKIIGKGFRKSSQASLNYLPENHTDFVFSIFNEEHGFVGSLFLITLFIVLFYRFIWLAQSVPKIYESIVIIGIMSIFFWHTFVNMGMVTGIMPIVGLPLPMMSYGGSSLLTFGMCCGIATSISNSRNLF; encoded by the coding sequence ATGAATACATCTGCAATTTTAGAAGCTCTTAAGAAATATGACTTTAGCTTCTTTGGCATTTGCGCAGCAATTTTTTTGATGGGAGTTGTAAATCTCTATTCTGCAACACATGCATCTGTAAGTTCACAAATGGCAAATTTATATAAAGTACAAATTGGATGGTATCTCGTATCTCTCCTTATCGGAGTGATTATAAGTTTTATTCAACCTAAGAACTTCTTTCGTTTTTCCTGGTTAATTTATGGTGTAAATATATTTCTCCTCATCCTTGTTCTAATTTTGGGGCATAAAGGTATGGGGGCACAGAGATGGCTCATCATTGGGCCTATTAGAGTGCAGCCATCTGAGTTTATGAAGTTGTCCTCAATTCTTGTTTTAGCAAGATGGTATGCTAAGAGAGATCCAGATAAAGAGCTTGGCTTCAAACAATTAATTATTCCATTTCTAATAGCTTTTATTCCAACGCTCTTAATTGTTGTTGAACCAGACCTTGGGACAGGACTTTTAATTCTTCTCATCTTCTTTGTAATTTCTTTTTATAGAAAGCTTAAATGGAAGACCATTGCAATACTTGCCATTATCGGAGTAATAAGTGGCGGAGTCATGTATCAATTTGGCTTAAAAGATTATCAAAAAAGAAGAATTGTGACTTTCCTAAATCCTGCAGCAGATGCAAAAGGATCTGGATATAACGCTATTCAGTCAAAAATTGCGATAGGGTCGGGAAAGATTATTGGAAAAGGATTTAGAAAGTCCTCACAGGCTTCTCTAAATTATCTCCCAGAGAATCATACAGACTTTGTATTTTCAATTTTTAATGAAGAGCACGGATTTGTTGGTTCATTATTTTTAATTACCTTATTCATTGTTCTCTTCTATCGATTTATATGGCTGGCGCAGTCTGTCCCCAAGATTTATGAGTCCATTGTCATTATAGGAATTATGTCTATTTTCTTTTGGCATACCTTTGTAAACATGGGGATGGTGACAGGGATTATGCCTATTGTTGGTCTGCCACTTCCAATGATGAGTTATGGAGGGTCAAGCTTGTTAACATTTGGAATGTGTTGCGGTATTGCAACGTCTATCAGTAATTCAAGAAACCTCTTCTAA
- the mrdA gene encoding penicillin-binding protein 2 produces the protein MFGEDDIVRSHKGRAELIFNIVVACFIIILIRLWYLQIYKGDEFYKYSVQNRLRKETVKAPRGMIFSRNNQLLVQNVPRFDAIIVPQYLTNKKETLAKLAKILGMSQKSVKGILRKNSYQARYRPIIIKKNISRKEVAVIETENSKMPGVSVQTFISREYADKEIGSHALGYISEISQQQIPTYRERDHYNYKLGDFIGQAGIEKNFDLELRGEDGYQFMEVDARGRMKRLIGGKNLFAGIENKPATPGNNIRLTIDRDMQKTAYDSLEGKVGATVAVDVNTGEILAMVSRPSFDPTEFSRGLTAKYWKKLSQDEYKPMTDRTIQEHYSPGSTFKTFTAIAALEEKLINPTQEIMCPPTFRLGRRVFHDWKRNGHGLTDVYKALRRSVDVYFYKIATKLDIDILYKYAKQFGFSTRTGVPLAREIPGLLPNKEWKLKKTGEPWQKGETLSCVIGQSYVLATPIQLAMAYATIANGGKLLQPHLIKEIFSSDGTIKKKFSTKVVNTVTVSPETLEHVKKGLYQVVNHRKGTAWWYRGRGIRMAGKSGTSQVRSMSKKELFSRCVDMPYKDRHHGIFVAFAPFDNPKVAVATVVEHGCSGSGAAAPVVRNVVETYMKKYEPELYAKYEKEDKEEARRIYLQEKKIRDAAALKKEETTEEDE, from the coding sequence ATGTTTGGTGAAGATGACATCGTACGCTCCCACAAAGGGAGAGCTGAACTCATATTCAATATCGTTGTTGCGTGCTTCATTATTATATTGATAAGGCTGTGGTATCTTCAGATTTATAAAGGTGATGAGTTTTATAAGTACTCTGTTCAAAATCGTCTTAGAAAGGAAACAGTAAAGGCTCCGCGAGGAATGATTTTCTCAAGGAATAATCAATTACTCGTTCAAAACGTTCCTCGTTTTGATGCCATAATCGTTCCGCAGTATTTAACAAATAAGAAAGAAACTCTTGCAAAGCTAGCAAAGATTTTAGGAATGAGTCAGAAATCTGTAAAAGGAATTTTGAGAAAGAACTCTTATCAAGCAAGATATCGCCCAATTATTATAAAGAAGAATATATCTAGAAAAGAAGTTGCTGTTATCGAAACAGAAAACTCAAAAATGCCAGGAGTTAGTGTTCAAACATTTATTTCTAGAGAATATGCAGATAAAGAAATAGGGAGTCATGCCCTAGGGTATATTTCTGAAATCTCTCAGCAGCAAATTCCAACTTATAGAGAAAGAGATCACTATAACTATAAGCTTGGTGACTTTATTGGGCAGGCGGGAATTGAGAAGAATTTTGATTTAGAGCTTCGTGGAGAAGATGGTTATCAATTCATGGAAGTTGATGCTAGAGGAAGAATGAAGAGATTGATTGGCGGGAAGAATCTCTTTGCTGGAATTGAAAATAAGCCAGCGACTCCTGGGAATAATATTCGTCTTACAATTGATAGAGACATGCAGAAAACGGCGTATGACTCTCTTGAAGGAAAAGTCGGCGCAACAGTTGCTGTGGATGTTAACACGGGAGAAATACTTGCGATGGTCTCTAGACCTAGTTTTGATCCAACTGAGTTTTCTAGGGGACTAACAGCAAAATATTGGAAGAAGCTCAGTCAAGATGAATATAAACCAATGACAGATAGAACTATTCAAGAGCATTACTCCCCGGGATCAACTTTTAAAACATTTACTGCTATCGCGGCTCTTGAAGAAAAATTAATTAACCCAACTCAAGAAATTATGTGTCCTCCGACATTTAGACTTGGTCGTAGAGTTTTTCACGACTGGAAGAGAAACGGTCACGGCTTAACTGATGTTTATAAGGCCCTAAGAAGATCTGTTGACGTTTATTTTTATAAAATTGCAACAAAACTTGATATAGATATTCTTTACAAGTACGCAAAGCAATTTGGTTTTAGTACGAGAACAGGAGTGCCTCTTGCTAGAGAGATTCCAGGTCTTCTTCCAAATAAAGAATGGAAGTTAAAGAAGACTGGTGAGCCTTGGCAAAAAGGTGAAACTCTTTCATGTGTTATCGGGCAATCTTATGTTCTAGCAACTCCAATACAGCTTGCAATGGCCTACGCAACGATTGCTAATGGTGGTAAACTCTTGCAACCTCATTTGATTAAGGAGATCTTTTCAAGTGATGGAACAATTAAGAAAAAGTTTTCTACTAAAGTTGTTAATACAGTTACTGTAAGTCCTGAGACTTTAGAGCACGTAAAGAAAGGCCTCTATCAAGTAGTAAATCACAGAAAAGGGACTGCGTGGTGGTATAGAGGGCGTGGAATTAGAATGGCCGGTAAGTCTGGAACATCTCAAGTAAGATCAATGTCTAAGAAAGAATTATTTTCTAGATGCGTAGATATGCCATACAAAGACAGGCATCATGGAATATTTGTTGCTTTTGCGCCATTTGATAATCCAAAAGTTGCAGTTGCCACAGTTGTTGAGCATGGTTGTTCAGGCTCTGGGGCAGCCGCTCCAGTTGTTCGAAATGTTGTAGAGACTTACATGAAGAAGTATGAGCCTGAATTGTACGCAAAATATGAAAAAGAAGATAAAGAGGAAGCGAGGCGAATTTATCTTCAAGAGAAGAAAATAAGGGATGCGGCAGCATTAAAGAAAGAAGAAACGACAGAGGAAGATGAATGA
- the mreC gene encoding rod shape-determining protein MreC, translating to MRIGEGEGQKTKIILNVLVCAVALYGISTKDFAQHRTSAFENVMIDFFAPIQKSVTFVQTSFNSVFENYIANVNASKDNEQLKTKLSEMNSKVFSFREMELENVRLKKLLDFGVELPYKKILAQVVARDASSDFRVLRINKGLVDGLKLQSTVVTGEGLVGFIYRLTDHFADVLTILDPNNRVDALVKRVRAHGIVEGDSDRQCLMKYVKRTEPIILNDEILTSGLGNLYPKGILIGNVSRIERESYGMTQDVTIAPSVNFGKLEEVIVLVSDSDEKKDLEWNALDSNSEGKDK from the coding sequence GTGAGAATTGGTGAAGGAGAGGGGCAGAAAACGAAGATTATACTCAATGTCTTGGTTTGTGCAGTTGCGTTATACGGTATTTCTACTAAAGACTTTGCGCAGCACAGAACAAGTGCTTTTGAAAATGTAATGATAGATTTCTTTGCTCCCATTCAAAAAAGTGTAACTTTCGTACAAACTAGTTTCAATTCAGTTTTTGAAAACTATATCGCTAACGTAAATGCATCTAAAGATAATGAACAATTAAAAACTAAATTATCAGAGATGAATAGCAAGGTTTTTTCTTTTCGAGAAATGGAACTTGAGAATGTTCGTTTGAAGAAACTCCTAGATTTTGGAGTGGAGCTACCTTATAAGAAAATTCTTGCTCAAGTTGTTGCTCGCGATGCTTCAAGTGATTTTAGAGTTCTTAGGATTAATAAAGGATTAGTTGATGGTTTAAAACTTCAGTCAACAGTTGTGACTGGAGAAGGGCTTGTTGGGTTTATTTATAGACTTACTGATCACTTTGCTGATGTTCTCACAATTTTAGATCCCAATAATAGAGTGGACGCCCTTGTGAAAAGAGTAAGGGCCCATGGAATTGTTGAAGGAGATTCTGACCGCCAGTGTTTGATGAAGTATGTGAAGAGAACGGAACCTATTATTTTAAATGATGAAATTTTAACTTCGGGGTTGGGAAATCTTTATCCTAAGGGAATTCTCATTGGGAATGTCTCTAGGATTGAGAGAGAGTCTTACGGGATGACACAAGATGTGACCATTGCTCCAAGTGTTAACTTTGGAAAATTAGAGGAAGTTATTGTTCTAGTTTCCGATAGTGATGAAAAGAAAGACCTTGAGTGGAATGCTCTCGATAGTAATTCTGAGGGGAAGGATAAGTGA
- a CDS encoding SurA N-terminal domain-containing protein, with the protein MSENETTPKKSSSIFVTIFIGLIVVSFMFTGYQSMTTSPNSVAKVGDELVKVEDYQREYNRQLEFFRGLFGGKDLTTQQIQQFRIKETALRNLIQGKLTLIFGDRIGVIPSTEEVKAEIKKLPYFQVNGQFSIKLYKDLLAANRMNPTQFEESIIDQIRGVSADSLFSSMPISNSYFKDSNEFKNQKIQANIIEIDKESLRKDIKVTKEEVTTYLADETNANRVKSLFTDRKASLDQQEQVKARHILFKTDDKNEKQKLKAITTLRNKLTKKNFISEAKKHTEEAAGKATGGDLKWFPRGAMVPEFDSVAFSMKPGTISKPVKTAFGYHIIFVEDKKEAKVATLEEFQNQLATELIRKSKNVEVEALAMKVKEEVMSAANSSKKLGTLKKKYGLKVETAKEINKLDGSSGQIQLEATNLNEIFKSGLEQDKLYTFDRASNIVVVKSSKFDNKDSASEKEIEENNASLKNILSKKLKQEVLKDLEANVSIKDFGVL; encoded by the coding sequence ATGTCTGAAAATGAAACTACTCCAAAAAAATCTTCAAGTATTTTTGTGACTATCTTCATTGGTTTAATTGTTGTCTCTTTCATGTTCACTGGATATCAAAGTATGACAACATCTCCTAACTCTGTGGCCAAGGTTGGCGACGAATTAGTAAAAGTTGAAGATTACCAAAGAGAGTACAATAGACAGTTAGAGTTTTTCCGCGGCCTATTTGGTGGTAAAGACCTAACAACTCAACAGATTCAACAATTTCGAATCAAAGAAACAGCACTTAGAAATTTAATCCAAGGTAAGCTTACCCTTATTTTTGGAGATAGAATTGGCGTAATTCCAAGTACAGAAGAAGTTAAGGCTGAAATAAAGAAACTTCCTTACTTCCAAGTAAATGGTCAATTTAGCATCAAACTTTACAAAGACCTTCTAGCTGCGAATAGAATGAATCCTACTCAATTCGAAGAAAGTATCATTGATCAAATAAGAGGAGTAAGCGCTGACTCACTTTTCTCTTCAATGCCTATCTCAAATTCATACTTTAAAGATAGCAATGAGTTTAAAAATCAAAAGATTCAGGCAAATATCATTGAAATAGACAAAGAAAGTCTAAGAAAGGATATAAAAGTAACTAAAGAAGAAGTTACAACATATCTTGCAGATGAAACGAATGCCAATAGAGTAAAATCACTATTTACTGATAGAAAAGCATCTCTAGATCAACAAGAACAAGTTAAAGCTAGACATATACTTTTTAAAACGGATGACAAAAATGAAAAGCAAAAGCTTAAGGCCATCACAACACTTAGAAATAAACTGACAAAGAAAAACTTTATCTCTGAAGCTAAGAAACATACTGAAGAGGCCGCAGGAAAAGCAACTGGTGGAGATCTAAAATGGTTCCCAAGAGGTGCAATGGTTCCTGAATTTGATAGCGTTGCTTTTTCAATGAAGCCGGGAACAATATCTAAGCCAGTCAAAACTGCTTTTGGATACCATATTATTTTTGTTGAAGATAAGAAAGAAGCAAAAGTTGCAACTTTAGAAGAGTTTCAAAACCAGCTTGCGACCGAACTTATAAGAAAGAGTAAGAATGTAGAGGTCGAAGCCCTTGCCATGAAAGTAAAAGAAGAAGTGATGAGCGCAGCAAATTCTTCAAAGAAGCTAGGTACTCTAAAGAAAAAATATGGACTTAAAGTCGAAACGGCAAAAGAAATCAATAAGCTAGATGGATCTTCTGGCCAAATTCAGCTAGAAGCTACAAATTTAAATGAAATCTTCAAATCCGGTCTTGAGCAAGACAAACTCTATACTTTCGATAGAGCCAGCAATATTGTCGTTGTAAAATCATCTAAATTTGATAATAAAGACTCAGCAAGCGAGAAAGAGATAGAGGAGAACAATGCTTCTCTTAAGAATATCCTTTCGAAGAAGCTCAAGCAGGAAGTTTTAAAAGATCTTGAGGCTAACGTATCAATTAAAGATTTTGGCGTTCTATAA
- a CDS encoding ferredoxin — protein sequence MADKSAKWDLNVNGKFYVDDQCIACDACIMEAEDFFEMNDDDGHAFVKKQPSNDEELEMCISALEACPVEAIGADGE from the coding sequence ATGGCAGACAAATCAGCAAAATGGGATTTAAACGTAAACGGAAAGTTCTATGTTGATGACCAATGTATTGCCTGTGATGCCTGTATTATGGAAGCTGAAGACTTTTTTGAAATGAACGATGACGATGGTCACGCGTTTGTAAAAAAACAACCAAGTAATGATGAAGAGCTAGAGATGTGTATCTCGGCCCTTGAAGCATGTCCAGTTGAGGCCATAGGTGCCGACGGCGAATAA